CATGGCGTTCTTCTCGCGGTCGAACAGGTCGAGGATGAGCTCGTCCTTCGACTCGTAGTTGGAGTAGAACGCCCCGCGGGTGAAGCCGGCCCGCTCGCACAGCATCTCGACCGTGGCACCCTGGATGCCGGTCTCGGCGAGCAGCGCCCGAGCGGCCTCCAGGAGGCGGTCTCGAGTGGCCTCACGGCGCCGGGTCGTCACCCGGGAGACCGTACCCGATCGGTCCTCTGCCGGCTGCCGAGGCAAGGTGCCGCCGGGGGTCGGTGGGCGAAGAGGGTCTCGAACCCCCGACCTTCCGGGTGTAAGCCGGACGCTCTGACCAACTGAGCTATTCGCCCTGGAACGGGTGCAACAGCGCGCCACGCTATCGCATCCGGCGGGGAAAGAGGCACGGCCGCCAAGGTCTCGGGTCCCGGGCGGCCGTGCTGGTCCATTCAACCGCACCGAAGGTTCAGCTCGCAGGGAAATGAACCAATCGGCGCCGGTTCAGGCGAGGTCGGCCAACGCCGCCCGGTACTCCTGCAGCGACCGGGCGTCGGGGATGCCGTTCTCGATCTTCCAGCGCACGACTCCCTCGCGGTCGATCACGTAGGTGCCGCGGTCCGGGGCGCCGGCGCCCTCGTTGAAGGTCCCGTAGGCGCGGGAGACGTCGCCGTGCGGCCAGAAGTCCGAGAGGATCGAGAAGGTGTAGCCGTCGCGCTCGGCGAACGCCCGGTTGGAGAAGAAGTGGTCGCACGACACCGCCAGCACGGTGGTGCCGCCGGCGTCGCCCTCGAGGTCGGCGAGGTTGTCCCTGATCTCGCACAGCTCACCGGTGCAGATGCCGCTGAACGCGAAGGGGAAGAACACGAGCACCACGGCGCTCTCGCCGCGGAAGGACGACAGCGAGATGTCCTCGCCGTGCTGGTT
The Aeromicrobium marinum DSM 15272 genome window above contains:
- a CDS encoding peroxiredoxin, coding for MTIEIGSPAPDFTLKNQHGEDISLSSFRGESAVVLVFFPFAFSGICTGELCEIRDNLADLEGDAGGTTVLAVSCDHFFSNRAFAERDGYTFSILSDFWPHGDVSRAYGTFNEGAGAPDRGTYVIDREGVVRWKIENGIPDARSLQEYRAALADLA